From Peromyscus eremicus chromosome 3, PerEre_H2_v1, whole genome shotgun sequence, one genomic window encodes:
- the Ndufa5 gene encoding NADH dehydrogenase [ubiquinone] 1 alpha subcomplex subunit 5: MAGLLRKTTGLVGLAVCDTPHERLTILYTKILDIMKQFPKHVAYRKYTEQITIEKLDMVKAEPDVEKLENLLQGGKVEEVILQAENELSLARKMLQWKPWEPLLEEPPANQWKWPI, encoded by the exons ATGGCGGGTTTGTTGAGGAAG ACCACTGGCCTGGTGGGATTGGCTGTGTGCGACACTCCACACGAG AGGCTAACAATATTGTATACAAAGATTCTTGATATTATGAAGCAGTTCCCTAAACATGTAGCCTACAGAAAATACACAGAACAGATCACCATTGAGAAGCTGGATATGGTCAAAGCG GAACCAGATGTTGAAAAATTAGAAAACTTGCTTCAGGGTGGTAAAGTAGAAGAGGTGATTCTTCAG GCTGAAAATGAGCTGAGTCTGGCAAGGAAAATGCTGCAGTGGAAGCCATGGGAGCCACTGTTGGAAGAGCCTCCTGCCAACCAGTGGAAGTGGCCAATATGA